In Micromonospora purpureochromogenes, a single window of DNA contains:
- a CDS encoding EI24 domain-containing protein yields MNAPSIAAPVTGAVGRFFAGVGLLLRGLGLYVRSPGLMLLGIVPALISGAVFLSAFAALVYFVDDLAALVTPFADDWSTTARSLVRVIAGLAFLGLGGLVAVVSFTAVTLVIGDPFYEKISERVEERLGGTPGAVEVPFWASLRRSLVDSLRLVGLSVLFGIPLFAAGFIPVVGQTVVPVIGAAVGGWLLAVELVGAPFSRRGLRLPDRRSILKADRPTTLGFGVAVFLCFLIPLGAVLVMPAAVAGATLLTRRSLGQPVVES; encoded by the coding sequence GTGAACGCACCCAGCATCGCCGCGCCGGTCACCGGCGCCGTCGGTCGGTTCTTCGCCGGCGTCGGGCTGCTCCTGCGCGGCCTCGGCCTCTACGTCCGCAGCCCCGGGCTGATGCTGCTCGGCATCGTGCCGGCGCTGATCTCCGGTGCGGTCTTCCTGTCCGCCTTCGCCGCCCTGGTGTACTTCGTGGACGACCTGGCCGCGCTGGTCACCCCGTTCGCCGACGACTGGTCGACCACCGCCCGCAGCCTGGTCCGGGTGATCGCCGGGTTGGCCTTCCTCGGGCTGGGCGGGCTGGTGGCGGTGGTCAGCTTCACCGCGGTCACCCTGGTCATCGGTGACCCGTTCTACGAGAAGATCTCCGAGCGGGTGGAGGAGCGCCTCGGTGGCACCCCGGGTGCGGTGGAGGTGCCGTTCTGGGCCTCGCTGCGGCGCAGCCTCGTCGACTCGCTGCGGCTGGTCGGGCTCTCGGTGCTGTTCGGCATCCCGCTCTTCGCCGCCGGGTTCATCCCGGTGGTCGGCCAGACGGTGGTGCCGGTGATCGGGGCGGCGGTGGGTGGCTGGCTGCTCGCCGTCGAGCTGGTGGGGGCGCCGTTCTCCCGGCGCGGGCTACGGCTGCCCGACCGCCGGTCGATCCTGAAGGCGGACCGGCCCACCACGCTCGGCTTCGGCGTGGCGGTCTTCCTCTGCTTCCTGATCCCGCTCGGCGCGGTGCTGGTCATGCCGGCCGCCGTCGCCGGGGCCACCCTGCTCACCCGCCGGTCGCTCGGTCAACCCGTCGTGGAGAGCTGA